In the genome of Streptomyces sp. NBC_00190, one region contains:
- a CDS encoding quinone oxidoreductase family protein, whose protein sequence is MLRIRYEVPGGPEVLFAEDVPVPAPGPGELLLQSEAVGVTLPVVRKVREAAEPIALGGEIAGTVAALGEGVTGFAVGERVTGLCFGHGYAEYAVLHTAMASRVPGGATSVEAVALVRSGLVARGAVGAGRIRPGESVLVTAAASGVGSLAVQLARAAGAGRVVAAVSSRDKADFVRGLGADEVVLYEEAAWGDPYDVVLDGVGGELLGPAVRALATGGRLVAYGSGGGTVEAYELLVRGASVIGFQIRAVAQGSPEEYEGWRRGLWEAYGSGALRPAVHEEIPLAEASRAHRITEERRNLGKVVLIP, encoded by the coding sequence ATGCTGCGCATCCGCTACGAGGTCCCGGGCGGGCCCGAGGTGCTGTTCGCCGAGGACGTGCCCGTCCCCGCGCCCGGCCCCGGTGAGCTGCTCCTGCAAAGCGAGGCCGTCGGGGTCACGCTGCCCGTCGTGCGCAAGGTGCGGGAGGCCGCCGAGCCGATCGCGCTGGGCGGGGAGATCGCCGGGACGGTCGCCGCGCTCGGCGAAGGAGTGACGGGCTTCGCCGTCGGGGAGCGCGTCACCGGGCTGTGCTTCGGCCACGGCTACGCCGAGTACGCCGTCCTGCACACCGCCATGGCCTCCCGCGTGCCCGGCGGAGCCACCTCGGTGGAGGCGGTCGCGCTGGTGCGCAGCGGGCTCGTCGCCCGCGGCGCCGTCGGGGCCGGGCGGATCCGGCCGGGCGAGTCGGTGCTGGTCACGGCCGCTGCGAGCGGGGTCGGCAGCCTGGCCGTGCAGCTCGCCCGGGCCGCGGGGGCGGGCCGCGTGGTCGCCGCCGTCTCCAGCCGGGACAAGGCCGATTTCGTGCGGGGGCTCGGCGCCGACGAGGTCGTGCTGTACGAGGAGGCCGCCTGGGGCGACCCGTACGACGTGGTCCTCGACGGCGTCGGCGGCGAGCTGCTCGGCCCCGCCGTGCGCGCTCTGGCCACGGGCGGCCGGCTGGTCGCGTACGGCTCCGGCGGCGGGACCGTGGAGGCGTACGAACTGCTGGTGCGCGGCGCGTCGGTGATCGGCTTCCAGATCCGGGCCGTCGCTCAGGGCAGCCCGGAGGAGTACGAGGGCTGGCGGCGCGGGCTGTGGGAGGCGTACGGCAGCGGCGCGCTGCGGCCGGCGGTGCACGAGGAGATCCCGCTCGCCGAGGCCTCCCGCGCGCACCGCATTACCGAGGAGCGGCGCAACCTCGGCAAGGTGGTGCTGATCCCCTAG
- a CDS encoding GNAT family N-acetyltransferase, translated as MTDTRTRLAHTSQLDPGALEEIRALLDGAFEGDFSDEDFEHGLGGMHALVHEGGELVAHGSVVQRRVVHAGRALRTGYAEGVAVRADRRRRGIGSAVMAGLEAVIGRAYVLGALSASQDGAGLYRGRGWQVWGGQIGVLGPRGPERLPKEEGSTYLWVPPGGVLPDPAGRLDFDWRNGDVL; from the coding sequence ATGACCGATACACGGACACGCCTCGCACACACCTCGCAGCTGGACCCCGGGGCGCTGGAGGAGATCCGGGCCCTGCTCGACGGCGCGTTCGAGGGCGACTTCTCCGACGAGGACTTCGAGCACGGGCTCGGCGGGATGCACGCCCTGGTGCACGAGGGCGGGGAGCTCGTCGCGCACGGGAGCGTGGTGCAGCGGCGGGTCGTGCACGCGGGACGGGCCCTGCGGACCGGATACGCGGAGGGCGTGGCCGTACGGGCCGACCGGCGCCGGCGCGGGATCGGGAGCGCCGTCATGGCCGGGCTGGAGGCGGTCATCGGGCGGGCCTACGTGCTCGGCGCGCTGTCGGCGTCGCAGGACGGGGCCGGGCTGTACCGCGGCCGCGGCTGGCAGGTGTGGGGCGGGCAGATCGGAGTCCTCGGGCCACGGGGGCCCGAGCGGCTCCCCAAGGAGGAGGGCAGCACCTACCTGTGGGTGCCGCCCGGCGGGGTCCTTCCGGACCCCGCCGGGCGACTGGACTTCGACTGGCGCAACGGGGATGTGCTGTAG
- a CDS encoding LysR family transcriptional regulator translates to MSELLPQELRILVAVAESGGFSAAAAALGLTQSAVSHSVRGSEAKIGAVLFERGRTGAAPTPAGERAVGHARRILRLYEVMGAEARGAGRGAPRRDTVEGVLRIAAFRSAALHLLPPALDRLTARHPGILPEVRVVREIGAGAAGEVAAGRADLGIATLGVAQGMPPGLLSGVLVEEAYSLVHPAGHPDPKALPLMDWDENCGSYTRTWWLAQDWIPRATVKAEDDAMVLTMVGRGLGMAIMPELSLREATEAVDITGLGPRGPVRRVGYVTTPESASSLAVRALIRELRSESS, encoded by the coding sequence GTGTCCGAACTCCTCCCGCAGGAACTGCGGATCCTGGTCGCCGTCGCCGAGTCCGGTGGCTTCTCCGCCGCGGCCGCCGCGCTCGGCCTCACCCAGTCGGCCGTCTCGCACTCCGTGCGCGGCAGCGAGGCGAAGATCGGCGCGGTCCTCTTCGAGCGCGGCCGGACCGGGGCCGCGCCCACGCCGGCGGGGGAGCGGGCCGTCGGCCACGCGCGCAGGATCCTTCGGCTGTACGAGGTCATGGGCGCGGAGGCGCGCGGCGCGGGCCGGGGAGCGCCGCGCCGGGATACGGTCGAGGGTGTGCTCCGGATCGCCGCGTTCCGCAGCGCGGCCCTGCACCTGCTGCCGCCCGCCCTGGACCGGCTCACCGCCCGGCACCCCGGCATCCTCCCCGAGGTCCGGGTGGTCCGCGAGATCGGCGCCGGCGCGGCCGGGGAGGTGGCGGCCGGCCGCGCCGACCTAGGTATCGCCACCCTGGGCGTGGCGCAGGGCATGCCTCCCGGCCTGCTGAGCGGAGTCCTCGTGGAGGAGGCGTACTCGCTGGTGCATCCGGCCGGGCATCCCGATCCGAAGGCGCTGCCGCTCATGGACTGGGACGAGAACTGCGGCTCCTACACGCGCACCTGGTGGCTGGCGCAGGACTGGATCCCGCGGGCGACCGTGAAGGCGGAGGACGACGCGATGGTGCTGACCATGGTCGGCCGCGGGCTCGGCATGGCGATCATGCCCGAGCTGTCCCTCCGCGAGGCGACCGAGGCCGTCGACATCACTGGACTGGGTCCCCGGGGGCCGGTGAGACGCGTGGGATACGTCACCACACCGGAATCCGCTTCATCGCTCGCCGTAAGGGCTCTGATCAGGGAACTTCGTTCCGAGAGCAGCTGA
- a CDS encoding phosphocholine-specific phospholipase C — protein MTPISRRGFVGIGAGLVAGAALPAVTPTTAAAAAATGTITDVKHVVILMQENRSFDHYFGKLKGVRGYGDRAAGNIPGGWGMFNQPNWGGRQYPWKLSATPPAGGVDGETLAQCNGDLPHSWTSQHAAWNKGRMDNWVLGVGNTRTLGYLDRGDIPFHYGLADNYTICDAYFCSTLSATGPNRTFLWSGKVDASSKDGGDESGLTWETYAEALQRAGMSWKVYQNAQDNYGDNGLAYFKKFTDAAPGNPLWDRGMGSVPKVTGSTPDDIAAAIRADVVAGTLPQVSWVVASEAFSEHPYAPPGDGAHFVDLVYRALAANPEVFDSTVLFLNYDENDGFFDHVPPPVAPPGTPGEYIDGTPIGLGFRVPMIVMSPWTRGGWVSSEVFDHTSVLRFMETWTAALGTPASCPNISAWRRKVTGDLTGVFDFAHPVYGVPAGLPSTAKVIGQSTCGPLPNPAPQDNALPAQESGTRPARALPYQVNGHLDRFEFGAAGKILAWFSMTNQGAEAKQAAHFSIHPHQHRDTAAWQYTVDAGGTGSDYFNIGLGYGSGKYDISMHGPNRFLRRFIGDASKAGKAIEVAARFAVEPGTGKTAVYFKMTNTSAAPVTFTIRSNAYRTDGPWTYTVPANSSREDYFNAVAYSNGWYDFTVLADSDGTWSRRYTGHIESGAASISG, from the coding sequence GTGACACCGATCAGCCGCAGAGGGTTCGTGGGAATCGGCGCCGGGCTCGTGGCGGGGGCGGCCCTGCCCGCGGTCACGCCGACGACGGCGGCCGCGGCCGCCGCGACCGGCACGATCACCGATGTGAAACACGTGGTGATCCTGATGCAGGAGAACCGCAGTTTCGACCACTACTTCGGAAAGCTGAAGGGTGTCCGCGGGTACGGCGACCGCGCCGCCGGCAACATCCCCGGCGGCTGGGGCATGTTCAACCAGCCCAACTGGGGCGGCCGCCAGTACCCGTGGAAGCTCTCCGCGACCCCGCCGGCGGGCGGGGTCGACGGCGAGACCCTGGCCCAGTGCAACGGCGACCTCCCGCACAGCTGGACCTCGCAGCACGCGGCCTGGAACAAGGGCCGGATGGACAACTGGGTGTTGGGGGTCGGCAACACCCGCACCCTCGGCTACCTGGACCGCGGGGACATACCCTTCCACTACGGGCTCGCCGACAACTACACGATCTGCGACGCGTACTTCTGCTCCACGCTCAGCGCCACCGGCCCGAACCGCACCTTCCTGTGGAGCGGCAAGGTCGACGCGTCCAGCAAGGACGGCGGCGACGAGTCCGGGCTGACCTGGGAGACGTACGCGGAGGCCCTCCAGCGCGCCGGCATGAGCTGGAAGGTCTACCAGAACGCCCAGGACAACTACGGCGACAACGGTCTGGCCTACTTCAAGAAGTTCACGGACGCGGCCCCCGGCAACCCGTTGTGGGACCGGGGCATGGGCTCGGTCCCGAAGGTCACCGGCTCCACCCCGGACGACATCGCGGCCGCCATCCGCGCGGACGTCGTCGCGGGCACCCTCCCCCAGGTCTCCTGGGTCGTGGCGAGCGAGGCCTTCTCGGAGCACCCGTACGCCCCGCCGGGCGACGGCGCGCACTTCGTGGACCTCGTCTACCGGGCACTCGCCGCCAACCCCGAGGTCTTCGACTCCACCGTCCTCTTCCTCAACTACGACGAGAACGACGGCTTCTTCGACCACGTGCCGCCGCCGGTCGCCCCGCCCGGCACGCCGGGCGAGTACATCGACGGCACCCCGATCGGCCTCGGCTTCCGGGTACCGATGATCGTCATGTCCCCGTGGACGCGCGGCGGCTGGGTGAGCTCCGAGGTCTTCGACCACACCTCGGTGCTGCGGTTCATGGAGACGTGGACGGCCGCCCTCGGCACCCCCGCCAGCTGTCCGAACATCAGCGCGTGGCGCCGCAAGGTGACCGGCGACCTGACCGGCGTCTTCGACTTCGCGCACCCGGTCTACGGGGTGCCCGCGGGCCTCCCGTCCACGGCCAAGGTGATCGGCCAGTCGACCTGCGGCCCGCTGCCCAACCCGGCGCCGCAGGACAACGCCCTCCCGGCGCAGGAGTCCGGCACCCGCCCGGCGCGCGCCCTGCCGTACCAGGTCAACGGCCACCTGGACCGCTTCGAGTTCGGCGCGGCCGGCAAGATCCTGGCCTGGTTCTCGATGACGAACCAGGGCGCGGAGGCGAAGCAGGCGGCGCACTTCTCGATCCACCCGCACCAGCACCGGGACACGGCGGCCTGGCAGTACACGGTGGACGCGGGCGGCACCGGCAGCGACTACTTCAACATCGGCCTCGGCTACGGCTCGGGCAAGTACGACATCTCGATGCACGGGCCGAACCGCTTCCTGCGCCGCTTCATCGGCGACGCGTCGAAGGCGGGCAAGGCGATCGAGGTGGCGGCCCGTTTCGCGGTGGAGCCGGGCACGGGCAAGACCGCCGTCTACTTCAAGATGACGAACACGTCGGCCGCGCCCGTCACCTTCACGATCCGCTCGAACGCCTACCGCACGGACGGCCCGTGGACCTACACGGTCCCGGCGAACTCCTCGCGCGAGGACTACTTCAACGCCGTGGCCTACAGCAACGGCTGGTACGACTTCACGGTCCTGGCCGACTCCGACGGCACCTGGTCGCGCCGCTACACGGGCCACATCGAGTCGGGCGCGGCCAGCATCTCCGGCTGA
- the pruA gene encoding L-glutamate gamma-semialdehyde dehydrogenase has product MDAVTQVPAPVNEPVHSYAPGTPERARLEVQLKQLSENPIDLPMTINGVKRMGGGERFDVVQPHDHKSVLGTYANATQADAQEAVDAALAAAPAWRSMSFDDRAAIILRAAELLSGPWREKLAASTMLGQSKTAQQAEIDTPCELVDFWRFNVHFARQILAEQPVANSAGVWNRSDHRPLEGFVYAITPFNFTAIAGNLPTAPALMGNVVLWKPSPTQTHSAVLLMELLEEAGLPKGVINLVTGDGIAVSEVALNHPELAGIHFTGSTKTFQYLWKTVGNNIEKYKSYPRLVGETGGKDFVVAHPSADRAVLKTALTRGSFEFQGQKCSASSRAYVPASIWNDGFKEAFAAEVDGITMGPVTDLTNFIGAVIDDRSFAKNKAAIDRAKADPTCEIVAGGTYDDSEGYFVRPTVIACTDPENEVFTTEYFGPILAVHVYEDAEFDAMLAQMESVSAYALTGSIIAADRYAAADAMEKLRFAAGNFYINDKSTGAVVGQQPFGGGRASGTNDKAGAATNLQRWTSTRSIKETLVAPTEYGYPHMG; this is encoded by the coding sequence ATGGATGCTGTGACCCAGGTCCCCGCTCCGGTCAACGAGCCGGTCCACTCGTACGCCCCCGGCACCCCGGAGCGCGCGCGGCTCGAAGTGCAGCTCAAGCAGCTGTCCGAGAACCCGATCGACCTCCCGATGACGATCAACGGCGTCAAGCGGATGGGCGGCGGCGAGCGTTTCGACGTGGTCCAGCCGCACGACCACAAGTCGGTGCTCGGCACCTACGCCAACGCCACCCAGGCCGACGCGCAGGAGGCCGTCGACGCCGCCCTCGCCGCCGCCCCGGCCTGGCGCTCGATGTCCTTCGACGACCGCGCCGCGATCATCCTGCGCGCCGCCGAGCTGCTGTCCGGCCCGTGGCGCGAGAAGCTCGCCGCCTCCACCATGCTGGGCCAGTCGAAGACCGCGCAGCAGGCCGAGATCGACACCCCGTGCGAGCTCGTCGACTTCTGGCGCTTCAACGTCCACTTCGCCCGCCAGATCCTGGCCGAGCAGCCGGTCGCGAACTCCGCCGGCGTGTGGAACCGCAGCGACCACCGCCCGCTCGAAGGCTTCGTCTACGCGATCACGCCGTTCAACTTCACGGCCATCGCGGGCAACCTGCCGACCGCCCCCGCCCTCATGGGCAACGTGGTCCTGTGGAAGCCGTCCCCGACGCAGACCCACTCCGCGGTCCTCCTGATGGAGCTCCTGGAGGAGGCCGGCCTGCCGAAGGGCGTCATCAACCTGGTGACCGGCGACGGCATCGCGGTGTCGGAGGTGGCCCTGAACCACCCCGAGCTGGCCGGCATCCACTTCACCGGCTCGACCAAGACCTTCCAGTACCTGTGGAAGACGGTCGGCAACAACATCGAGAAGTACAAGTCCTACCCGCGCCTGGTCGGCGAGACCGGCGGCAAGGACTTCGTCGTCGCGCACCCGTCCGCGGACCGCGCCGTCCTGAAGACCGCCCTGACCCGCGGCTCCTTCGAGTTCCAGGGCCAGAAGTGCTCGGCGTCCTCGCGCGCCTACGTCCCGGCCTCGATCTGGAACGACGGCTTCAAGGAGGCCTTCGCGGCCGAGGTCGACGGCATCACCATGGGCCCGGTCACCGACCTGACCAACTTCATCGGCGCCGTCATCGACGACCGGTCCTTCGCGAAGAACAAGGCCGCGATCGACCGCGCCAAGGCCGACCCGACCTGCGAGATCGTCGCCGGCGGCACGTACGACGACTCGGAGGGCTACTTCGTCCGCCCGACCGTCATCGCGTGCACCGACCCCGAGAACGAGGTCTTCACGACCGAGTACTTCGGCCCGATCCTCGCCGTGCACGTCTACGAGGACGCCGAGTTCGACGCGATGCTCGCGCAGATGGAGTCCGTCTCGGCGTACGCCCTGACCGGCTCGATCATCGCCGCCGACCGGTACGCGGCCGCGGACGCGATGGAGAAGCTCCGCTTCGCGGCGGGCAACTTCTACATCAACGACAAGTCCACCGGCGCCGTCGTCGGCCAGCAGCCCTTCGGCGGCGGCCGCGCCTCGGGTACGAACGACAAGGCGGGCGCCGCGACCAACCTGCAGCGCTGGACCTCGACCCGCTCCATCAAGGAGACCCTGGTCGCGCCGACCGAGTACGGCTACCCCCACATGGGCTGA
- a CDS encoding 3-isopropylmalate dehydrogenase, protein MSTSINLAVIPGDGIGQEVVAQGLKVLTAVLPQDVKLETKQYDLGAQRWHRTGETLPDAELEALKHHDAILLGAIGDPSVPSGVLERGLLLKLRFAFDHFINLRPSKLFPNTATPLAGRPEIDFVVVREGTEGPYTGNGGSLRTGTPAEVATEVSLNTAYGVERVVRDAYERANARPRKKLTLVHKNNVLVYAGHLWKNIFDKVGQEYPGVSTDYLHVDAATIFFVTQPERFDVIVTDNLFGDILTDLAAAVTGGIGLAASGNINPTGAFPSMFEPVHGSAPDIAGTGKADPTATILSVALLLRHLGYEAEAGRIEDAVSADLAERDGTFRSTDAIGDALAARVAG, encoded by the coding sequence ATGTCGACCAGCATCAATCTCGCAGTGATCCCCGGTGATGGCATCGGCCAGGAAGTCGTGGCTCAGGGACTCAAGGTCCTTACCGCGGTCCTGCCCCAGGATGTGAAGCTGGAGACCAAGCAATACGACCTCGGTGCCCAGCGCTGGCACCGCACCGGTGAGACCCTCCCGGACGCGGAGCTCGAAGCGCTGAAGCACCACGACGCGATCCTGCTGGGCGCCATCGGCGACCCGTCGGTCCCGTCGGGCGTCCTGGAGCGCGGGCTGCTGCTCAAGCTCCGCTTCGCCTTCGACCACTTCATCAACCTGCGCCCGTCGAAGCTCTTCCCCAACACGGCCACCCCGCTGGCCGGCCGTCCGGAGATCGACTTCGTCGTGGTCCGCGAGGGCACCGAAGGCCCGTACACAGGCAACGGCGGCTCGCTGCGCACCGGCACCCCGGCCGAGGTGGCCACCGAGGTCAGCCTCAACACCGCGTACGGCGTGGAGCGCGTGGTCCGTGACGCCTACGAGCGGGCCAACGCCCGGCCCCGCAAGAAGCTGACGCTGGTCCACAAGAACAACGTCCTCGTGTACGCCGGTCACCTGTGGAAGAACATCTTCGACAAGGTCGGCCAGGAGTACCCCGGGGTCAGCACCGACTACCTGCACGTCGACGCCGCGACGATCTTCTTCGTCACCCAGCCCGAGCGCTTCGACGTCATCGTCACGGACAACCTCTTCGGTGACATCCTCACCGACCTGGCCGCCGCCGTGACCGGCGGAATCGGCCTGGCCGCCTCCGGGAACATCAACCCGACCGGCGCCTTCCCGTCCATGTTCGAGCCCGTCCACGGCTCGGCCCCGGACATCGCCGGCACCGGCAAGGCCGACCCGACCGCGACGATCCTCTCGGTCGCCCTCCTGCTGCGCCACCTCGGCTACGAGGCCGAGGCCGGCCGCATCGAGGACGCGGTCTCCGCCGACCTCGCGGAGCGGGACGGCACCTTCCGCTCCACCGACGCCATCGGCGACGCCCTCGCCGCGCGCGTAGCCGGCTGA
- a CDS encoding nitroreductase family protein, with amino-acid sequence MSPDTQQWTPTHGEPYRPAAYRPARMPSRESLARAAELRVRMDERRTVRRFSPDPVPEQVVRDAIACAATAPSGAHQQPWMFVLVKDPAVRQQIRAAAEQEEALSYDGRLGDEWLAALRPLGTDAVKTHLTDAPALIVVFQQRYWLGPDGTKRKHYYVDESVGIAVGMLLSALHLSGLAALVHTPSPMRFLSHVLDRPENEKAFAVVPVGYPADDCEVPDLVRKSLDQVIVEV; translated from the coding sequence ATGTCGCCCGATACCCAGCAGTGGACGCCCACCCACGGCGAGCCGTACCGCCCCGCCGCCTACCGGCCCGCGCGGATGCCGAGCCGGGAATCCCTGGCCCGCGCCGCCGAGTTGCGTGTCCGGATGGACGAACGGCGGACCGTGCGCCGCTTCTCCCCCGACCCCGTGCCCGAGCAGGTGGTCCGGGACGCCATCGCGTGCGCCGCGACCGCCCCCTCAGGGGCGCACCAGCAGCCCTGGATGTTCGTCCTCGTCAAGGACCCGGCGGTGCGGCAGCAGATCCGCGCCGCCGCCGAGCAGGAGGAGGCGCTCTCCTACGACGGCCGCCTCGGCGACGAGTGGCTCGCGGCCCTGCGCCCCCTCGGCACGGACGCCGTGAAGACCCACCTCACGGATGCCCCGGCCCTGATCGTGGTCTTCCAGCAGCGCTACTGGCTCGGCCCGGACGGCACGAAGCGCAAGCACTACTACGTCGACGAGTCGGTCGGCATCGCGGTCGGCATGCTCCTGTCCGCGCTCCACCTGTCCGGCCTGGCGGCCCTGGTCCACACGCCGAGCCCGATGCGCTTCCTCTCCCACGTCCTGGACCGCCCGGAGAACGAGAAGGCCTTCGCGGTCGTCCCGGTCGGCTACCCGGCGGACGACTGCGAGGTCCCGGACCTGGTCCGCAAGTCCCTGGACCAGGTCATCGTCGAGGTCTGA
- a CDS encoding branched-chain amino acid aminotransferase: MTTPTIELKPSSNPLSDAEREAILASPGFGRHFTDHMVTIKWTEGRGWHDAELVPYAPLAIDPANMTLHYAQTIFEGLKAYRQPDGTVATFRPEANAERFQASARRMAMPELPVDLFIDACDALVTQDRAWVPDSGEASLYLRPFMFASEVGLGVRPANEFLFIVIASPAGAYFPGGVKPVSVWLSEEYVRAVKGGTGAAKTGGNYAASLVAQAQAASHGCDQVVWLDAVEHRWIEEMGGMNLYFVYGDRIVTPELTGSLLPGITRDSLLTIARDLGYTAEEGRLTTEDWERDNANGTLTEVFACGTAAVITPVGSVKSERANWTQGDGQPGQVTMRLRKALLELQTGHAADSHGWMHPLG, from the coding sequence ATGACGACGCCCACGATCGAGCTCAAGCCCTCCTCGAACCCGCTGTCCGACGCGGAGCGCGAGGCGATCCTGGCCAGCCCCGGCTTCGGCCGCCACTTCACCGACCACATGGTGACGATCAAGTGGACCGAGGGTCGCGGCTGGCACGATGCCGAGCTGGTCCCGTACGCGCCCCTGGCGATCGACCCGGCGAACATGACGCTGCACTACGCGCAGACGATCTTCGAGGGTCTCAAGGCCTACCGCCAGCCCGACGGCACCGTCGCCACCTTCCGGCCCGAGGCGAACGCCGAGCGCTTCCAGGCCTCCGCCCGCCGCATGGCGATGCCGGAGCTGCCGGTGGACCTGTTCATCGACGCCTGCGACGCGCTCGTCACGCAGGACCGCGCCTGGGTCCCGGACTCCGGCGAAGCCTCCCTGTACCTGCGGCCGTTCATGTTCGCCTCCGAGGTCGGCCTGGGCGTCCGCCCGGCCAACGAGTTCCTCTTCATCGTCATCGCCTCGCCCGCCGGCGCGTACTTCCCCGGTGGCGTCAAGCCCGTCTCCGTCTGGCTCTCCGAGGAGTACGTCCGCGCCGTCAAGGGCGGCACCGGCGCCGCCAAGACCGGCGGCAACTACGCGGCCTCCCTCGTCGCCCAGGCCCAGGCCGCCTCGCACGGCTGCGACCAGGTGGTCTGGCTCGACGCCGTCGAGCACCGCTGGATCGAGGAGATGGGCGGGATGAACCTGTACTTCGTGTACGGCGACCGCATCGTCACCCCGGAGCTCACCGGCTCGCTGCTGCCCGGCATCACCCGCGACTCCCTCCTCACCATCGCCCGCGACCTCGGCTACACCGCCGAGGAGGGCCGCCTGACCACCGAGGACTGGGAGCGCGACAACGCGAACGGCACCCTCACCGAGGTGTTCGCCTGTGGCACCGCCGCCGTCATCACCCCGGTCGGCTCCGTCAAGTCCGAGCGCGCCAACTGGACCCAGGGTGACGGCCAGCCGGGCCAGGTCACCATGCGCCTGCGCAAGGCCCTGCTGGAACTCCAGACCGGCCACGCGGCCGACTCCCACGGCTGGATGCACCCGCTGGGCTGA
- a CDS encoding NADP-dependent oxidoreductase, whose protein sequence is MTTNTAHAVHQIARPAGFPAATDFTYVAYPVPEPGPGTALVENLLLSVDPYHRGLMDGGEGGFELGTPLEGRSVGRVVASRDPGLAEGDLVFHREGWRTHSLVTLGVAGTRKLRGHQGVPLEAYLSILGGTGLTAYAALTRTAALREGEDLFVSAAAGGVGVATGHIARLLGARRIIGSAGSAAKVRHLTENLGFDAAFDYHDGPVGEQLSEAAAAVSAGGIDVYVDNVGGDHLEGAIDVLREYGRIAWVGAISMYNGDRSPAAPRNLFEVVHKSLRLEGVLVRNHTNLQDELEDFVVPHLRSGRIGTDTTVVQGFDHTVDAFLGMLRGDNLGKMLVRIDG, encoded by the coding sequence ATGACCACGAACACCGCTCACGCCGTGCACCAGATCGCCCGCCCCGCCGGCTTCCCCGCCGCCACCGACTTCACCTACGTCGCGTACCCGGTCCCGGAGCCGGGGCCCGGCACCGCCCTGGTGGAGAACCTGCTGCTCTCGGTGGACCCGTACCACCGCGGGCTGATGGACGGCGGCGAGGGAGGCTTCGAGCTCGGCACCCCGCTGGAAGGCCGCTCGGTGGGCCGCGTGGTCGCCTCGCGCGACCCGGGACTGGCGGAGGGCGACCTCGTCTTCCACCGCGAGGGCTGGCGCACGCACTCCCTCGTCACCCTCGGGGTGGCCGGAACGCGCAAGCTGCGCGGCCACCAGGGCGTCCCGCTGGAGGCCTACCTCTCCATCCTCGGCGGCACCGGCCTCACCGCGTACGCCGCCCTGACCCGGACCGCGGCGCTGCGGGAGGGCGAGGACCTGTTCGTGTCCGCCGCCGCGGGCGGGGTGGGCGTGGCGACCGGCCACATCGCCCGGCTGCTCGGCGCCCGCCGGATCATCGGCAGCGCGGGGTCGGCGGCCAAGGTCCGCCACCTGACGGAGAACCTCGGCTTCGACGCCGCCTTCGACTACCACGACGGCCCGGTCGGCGAGCAGCTCTCGGAGGCGGCCGCGGCGGTATCCGCAGGAGGCATCGACGTCTACGTGGACAACGTGGGCGGCGACCACCTGGAGGGCGCGATCGACGTGCTGCGCGAGTACGGGCGGATCGCCTGGGTGGGGGCCATCTCGATGTACAACGGCGACCGGTCCCCCGCCGCGCCCCGCAACCTCTTCGAGGTCGTTCACAAGTCGCTGCGTCTGGAAGGGGTATTGGTTCGCAATCACACCAATCTTCAGGACGAGCTGGAGGACTTCGTCGTCCCTCATCTGCGCAGCGGCCGGATCGGTACGGATACCACCGTTGTGCAGGGATTCGACCACACTGTGGATGCCTTCCTGGGCATGCTCCGGGGCGACAATCTGGGCAAGATGCTCGTCCGGATCGACGGGTGA